In the genome of Vespa crabro chromosome 1, iyVesCrab1.2, whole genome shotgun sequence, the window aatattattttttttttattgtgtaACACATAATACACATTTAGATCTCGGTATACTATTAAGAATAGTCATAGACAATATTCGtgatataacttttatataaaaaaaaacaattcgaGTTAGATAAAAACCTTGAAAAGAGGGAAgtactttctttttgtaatcgttcttctaactttcttttttttttctttttttttttttttttcaattcaagTTCATTTTGGTAGACAAGTTCCTGAAATAGAAACGCTAGATAGAATATTATAACATCTTGATTTAATTTTCACAAAAAGATATTACAAGTGTTTacaaatatcaatgataatgtTAACcgttttatatgtaaaaaaaaaaaaaaaaaaaaaaaaaaagaaaaaaaatgaaaaaaaaaaagaaaaaagaagataatattattttacatttcataTAATCAATCTAATGCAAGAAAGAGGACTATTTCTCGTATTGTTGCCTATTATAATTTTGGagatttttaaaaacatatatgttgaaaatgcatttatatatctaatctaGTCATCAATATTTACaactaataatatacataaaaaatgtgtgaatatatcatacaaataaaattaaataaaaagatattttcttttcttttctttttttttttttttctttttttttgttcttttgtcAACTATAAATATGCCTTAACTTTATGCCTCTGGCTGTATTTGTTATTTGATTATGTATAGCAAAATTTTCAAACCTGTACGCGTTGTACTATTAAAAAAGTAAGTTCTTCGAAGAACCTTCAAAGCATATACATCtgttagttttttctttctttttttgttttgttctttttttgttttttttttttgtttttctttttttctttttatgtaatatgTGAAATGTAACAGATGGAGCTTATTAATCAAAAGCTACACAATAATTTCCTTTTGCAAAAATGTTTCAATATCTACTCGACAAATAGGACAACGCTTGTTGGTGCACAACCATTGGTCGACGCAATCTATGTGAAATAAATGCATACATGGAAGCCTCCTgcaagaaataagaaaagaatcaatatttaattcaataaaattggCACGATTatattggaagaaaaaaagaaaaaagaaaaagatagtataaaataaaatttacctCACACTTTCGCAATCTTCAAATTCTGATAAACATATTGTACATTTTTCAATTGCATCTTCAccattttctacttttttcacctaaaaataaagaaaaatttcatttgttaatACCATTCGTATGAATcatctatattaattaaaagaaatggaaaaaagagaaagaaaaaaaaaaaaagatgaaataaaaaagaaaaacagaaaatcatttttttaccCGTTTGTATTTATGTGGGAATGTATGATTTTCGATAGATTCTTGGGTGGCACCATAACTTATATGAGCCATACGCCGTAGATCAACGATTCGCATGTAATTTTCAAGACGTGCAGATATATGCCTTGGTTGATGTAGTATTAAATCTGGTAAACCTGTTGTAGGTGGTAACGTATTTCCACGTGTTATAGATGTATGCTGTATACAAATgtataaaagatttatatcaAACATTGTTTATTAAAGACACATtgtatattacaattaaaatttacacATCAAATCTTAAGACTTACCAAATTTGGAGAGAAACTTATGTGAAGATGATGCATACGTGAAGGCATTATATGCACATGATGCATACGCTGAGGTATTTGTGGATGTGTATCGTAATGATACATATGATGATGAACATGTTGATGAACTGGTATTGATGTCATCATATCCTGAGAAGGTTCCATTTCTTCTACATCACTTAAATGATTTACctgcacatatgtatgtgtgtatataaacatgatatatatatatatatatatatgtatatcaatttataagtattattatgttctttttttaccatCATAGTTGGTGCACAAGTAGGAGCAAAATTTGGTGGTCCTCTTGCTTCTGGATGACTGTAAACAGTCGGTTGTTGGGGTGGTGGCAAGACTCTAGATGGTAATAATCGTGGTGGTATAAGAGAAGGTGAAATATAGTTTTCAGCAAATGGAACAGCATCATTTCCATTACAGTGGGTATTCGAATGAATATGAGTTGGTGGAAAACAATTTCTATAAGAATGCTCATGCTCTGTGGTTTGGTTTAAGTGCGTATTTGATGGCATACAACTGctacttaaaaaagaaaaataattaatattattaatttatcaaaagataacaattgtatagaaaatttgaaagaaaaaaagaaataaaactaaCGCATGATGCGACGAAGATCTTGGATAAAGTCTTCTTCTGTGAACCTCTTGAACACGTTGTTGGTTCATCCATAATCTTTCTTGTACAGGATGCATACGAGAAGATGTAGTACCTGTTGTTGtatctataaattatatatatgtacatatatatatatatatagtatataatttatagaattaaatatgtgaaaaagtaaaacaaatttttacctCCTAGCGTATTATATCTTGAATGAAATGTTGGAgttcgataacgataatacatatGTCGATTGTGATACATATGTGTTCTATGATGTGCAGCAGGATTATatatgcaaataaaaaatatttcaattataacaTTGTAATgaactaaataaaatataacaaagaaatatatttgttcaaGATTTTTGCAAGACATATAAACGTATTTATATCaagacaataaaaagataactATATTATATGAATGTTACAATTTACCTTTGAATATGTTCTCCTGTCCATGGATTTACTGGATTGTTAAATGATGTAGATGAAGATGGTGGTTCTTCATCAGATTCTGCGGTTAAGTCAACCAAAGTTACTGTACGATTTTCTTCGTTGTCATTTTGTACAGAAttctagaaataataataataataataataataataataataataatggtatacAACGaagttataagaaaaattgatgtttgTTTTACTTACTTCGTTATGATTTACAGTTCCAAGAACTTCTATAGATCCATCTTCATCGTCACTATCACTACTGGATGACCAGTCTAATTGTAAATCTGGTGCTGATGGGGCATCATCAATTcctatttttgaaaaaatgaaaagtttcaTTTAACATAAGTAAAAGATAGTAAGAATTTAAAagatcatatataataatatcttataaagtgtataataatgatgattatactTGATGAATGAGCGATATTTGTATGTGCTTCTTGAGAATTTATTACAGCAGATAAATCAGGGTGacataaattattagattcattgacatttctattttcaacAGTCTGTAATAAAGCTCCATTAACACCATTAATATGTTCTGGTGATATCACGGAACTGTAAACAAagttaaagaatatatatcatctttagatattagaaattggagttattaatcattatcaatctatttatacatatgttacCTGTTAGAATTGTAATAATCTGATGTCCTAGATGGTCCAGCTATATTGAAGTTATCTACTTGTTGATCAGTTCTACGTTTTTGTtcatcattctctttttttttatgcttcaCAGATCCATCCTGATCgtgtaaaattcttttatgtCTATAAGTGTCACCAGTTCTATCTTCTCTTGTACTATTTAATTGTCGTGCAACCGATTCTTTCTTAAAAGTTCTTTCTTGTCTGTTTTGGCACATATCACAATTTAAAGTATCAGTTTGCCAATATTCATTGGAATTACCATTTGTATCAGATGATGTAATGTAGCCTCCGAACATAAAGCTATTTTGTGAATTAGCATGGGccgtattattatatgattccATAGGTGTTACCTCTGATTCTTCGATGTCACTTTCTGCAAATAAATGTTCGTATTCCATCTCATTTcctaaaaagataaaaataataaaatttcattgctttacaaagaaaaaaaaaaaaaaaaaaaaaaaaaaaacaagaaaatgaataaataatgtaatacaATTTTTGGTGGATATGTCATTACCAGAAGTAAAACGAGATTGTGGAGATGGATCGACTGTAGATGAGAATGCTGTATCAAATATATCAGCTAAGGACGTAGAATTAGCTTCTACTGATCCAGTCGTTGATTCTCCGTTAAATAGATCAGCCTGCTGTTCCTCTACTTTACTTTTATGCCATAGATTTTCTGAATTTGAACTATCTTCCattctataaaataaagaaaaaaaaaaaaaaaaaaccttaaTAACATATCAAAGTTAcataatctataaataaatctttatagAACGTACTTTGCAAAATGTTCAGATAAAAGGCCAGCTTTCTTAATTATTCATCTCATTAGTTTTTAGCTTTCATTTGCAATAAATCAAACGTTAGACAGAAAACACGTATGTatcacattttattattacatataatcgacaataaatatattaattcagtatattaaattgaattatgaTCTTTCCGTGTATGTACTGgatcatttctatttcattatcaatttgaaaagcacaggaaaaatattaacgagtactgaaaatataaacattttatttctacaatatcaaagaaaaaaaagaagaagaagaagaagaagaagctatTTACGGTGATTCTTGTTTAATGAAGTCaaagtaattataatcaatcaagaaaaatgaatcatgttgtatattaataaagaaattaaaagttaaagaaaaaattataaggaatattatgaaaatatatactttatctaagattttaaataagataataattttatatcatattattatttttacaaaagtaTCTCTTggaaatatctaaaaaaaaaaaaaaaaaaaagaaaaagaaaaagaaaaagaaaaaaaaaagagaaaaaaaaaggttaaataataaacgatgaTTACTgattaacttaaaaaaaaaaaaaaaaaagatataaatatacctTGCAGAGGCCCTTATAAAATGTGGAAAGTAACTTTCACCACGCCATTTtcatcaaatataatttagttACTTTACAAATTGTATTCTCGTTCTACACACACTAAcattgaattcttttttttttttctttctctttctctctctctctctctctctctctttctttcactctacctatctatctatctctctatctcttctatACAGTAtgattatatctaaatatcaaGATCTACATTAGAATTTAGAAAAAGAGGTAAAGGAACTTCGAgtgtcaataataacatcaaaagCAAAATGAACTTCTGTAGACCCGTTTCTTTGGTAATATACATTTGGCAACTATGATATCATCAAACTGTAACTTTTATCATAGACGTGATATATAACAGTAGATCTTTCGTATTATGAAATTTCTTACCTCGGATAAACTGAAATACCGACGTGAATACGAACTTCGTTAGGAGGTATCGAACGTCGTTAGAATATATCGAACGTTTAGACCATGAATATGATGTTGACACATAATCAACTTCAAGATGTTCCGAAATTAAAGCTTAGAccaaaggaatgaaaaattttgaaggaaacaaaacaagaaaaagaagaaaaaaaaaaaaaaattactaaaaatagaaatttaccATACTCTCGAtcaagtctctctctctctctctctctctctcttctcgttaTTCCCCCCCCCGCCGTCATCGCTATTTTCATCTCGGTGGTTTGggtttttttcatatatttatttatttcttattttttgttttttttttggttttttttttgtttttttttttattattttggcACCAACATTTACCTACggcataaattatatatatatatatatatacatatatatatatatatatataattattatttgatatacaataattaagattagtagatgcgtacgtacgtacactgTCGTTTAATATTACGTGgagtgttattaataataaaaaaaaattcgtaaaatacaatacttattattattattattattattattattatttatcgatatatttcgataaatcCAATTAAcagtattataataagaaatatataattatttctttcgtttgaaCGAAtagttctttttgtttgttttttttttttttttttttttttttcccccaataACTTAATACTTCATTGTATATTTTCATTGCTTGCGAATTATATATgaatcattgttatttcatttaacttatttacaaattttcattttcattttatttacacgAATTGTTTTTTTCGTGGAATATGATCTGTTACAATTTTTGTAAGATTTAGTTCGAATAATTCAAACATTGTCAGAGGAACCTTGAATAAAATCCTAAGCGTtcgttttgtaataattattgatttcaGTTCGATTCAATGAATATTTGAAAGAGTGCTTTGATGGttatgggggaaaaaaagaaaaaaaagaaagaaaaaattaagtatagaaataatttcaaagttacATTTTGATATAGGAATTTGTTCGTCTAAGAAGGAAGATCCAAAAGTTAAAGATAAATGATCGATAGAAAAGatcataaatattgtaattatattgttgtaagagataaaatttaatagattCAGGAATAACGACGAAATTTGATATCaacatttgatatattatcatatttgatAAAACGTGGATTTTAAGAAGATCGATCTTTATAATTCTGTCGAATTTTACAAGAGACAattattgttgaaaaaaaaaaaacataaaaagaaaaagatttctatgagttataaaaatgttcaataaaaattgaacattgaaaaaaatgataaaagatattttgaaCCGATTTATTCAAGTTCGAAACAATTTGAATTCAAATTGCATTTATggtaaattaatgaaatattaaatcattgaTCGTGTAGTAACTATGATATATGGGGGATATGTCGTCAATAATATGACGGGAGATTTGATCAAGGATGATATTTTAAAGAGAGATGCttatttaaagattttaataaaacaggCATTAACAATCTGGAAGAGATATAAttggtaataatttttaaatatttatccaaaatataaagttaaaatctttatgaattatttaaaaaaggattagaaaatgaatttgaaaataatggaaTGGTCAGGTTAATTGTCATCGATCGATTTGAATTCAATTGAAAAACTATGGGATCGTTTGGATAAACAggttaaaaaatgatatccaACTTTTGGGAAATTTTGCGAGCTAAAAACAATATCGAAAGTgagatattagaaaatttattagctAGGATGTTGCAATTCGTTAACACGATCATAAAAGCACGCGGTGTCTATatagacgaaaagaaaaaatatatactttttttttttcttttttgttaatattggtgaaaaatatttattgaattatcattaaaatatgttttctttttttttttttttttaacattgtaaaaaataatatatttttataaaaacgaatcgaatttatcgaaggatttcataatttttttttttttttttcacgcgaTTATAATCATAAGGAAAATGTCCATGTAATTATGAGCGGTaatgtgtaaatatatgtaacatcattattatgtccattgtatatgtatttattaagagtatatttatttatatcttaatatcatttatattactaaatgtgtatcttctttttttttttttcccccttttctataattaatatagaatatcTACAATGCTCTATaaggattaaaatatataaaatataaagaaacatagcatatttatatactaaataaaattaaattcataattaattatgttcTTGATAATACCACATATAGTCACAGCGTATTTTAGTTTactttaacaaattaattgagataatattgtaatatattttcaagtgCTTCTTGGTTTTCTGGATATTTTGTTGAGGTCTCTTCGTTTGGTACATAATGCGTTCCTTTAAAATAACTAAAGTAACGTCCAATCTCATAATGATTTACCAATCTTGGCTTTGAAGGAAATGATAACAAAtctattaaaagaaagataaggatattgtttataacaaatagaatacttaaattatatattacaatgattatgaatattataccTTGAGGTATGTAACGAGATGATCCATCATCAACTAAAGCATTATAATATGGCTGTTCCAAATTTGTATATTCTTGCAATTGATTACGCGAATCGAAAGGATCATAAGGCTTATCCCATCCTGTTATTACGCATAAATTATCATCCGTTTTATGGGTCATTATTAAACCAACGGCATATTTTACATTTGGCATCCTCCATTTCGGTTTTGTCTCTTcctaaaaatgataataaaattgcattaaattctgataattaattttataaatacgtatgCATGATCTTTGATATATAgtcgaataaatttaattaagatattagATAATTAACATACATACTTCTGGTTTACAAGGATTCCGAATCATTTGTAACATTGGTTGAATTAAATTTGCTTGTTCTCTCATTTCTAAATCCTAAAATGTTAGATTAATTCGTGTTAaatgaaattcaatatttttattagattagaaagaaaatatcacaTTTGCTTAATGcaatactttctttctttctttctttttttttttttttttttttttgtaaaacttCAATTAACCTTTTGCATATTTTGCAACATTAATTCTGATATATCCATATGATGAATCATATAAAAACGACCCAAGTTTAGAATAGTAGTTCTGTCGTAAGGTTGCATCATGTAATTCAATTCTAAAGCAGAACGTATGCGTGATGCTCTACCATTTAAATGGATGTGTTGTCTTGCTGCTATATCTAGATTATATGCCATTCTTTTTACAACCTTTTAATCAATGAAGAAGATGTAAATACATTATAAgcatcataaaattatttcttttttcaatttattatgttgaaaattagatttataaagaaatcatgATATAGACCTCTACAGCAGTTGCAGGATTATGTAAATTATACTTTGCTATCGGACATTTAGAAATCCCACTAATTTTAGGGCAATTCTCTTTAGTTAAAAATTGACCACCATTAAGCACATCAATATAAAAGCTTTCTATACTTTCTGGTTCTGTAACATTACTAAAGGAGAAgttatgaatttataaaaaaaatttattcagtataatattaatttttttttctctttttattattttaaaatatcatagtaataagtaatttgaaaattaataattactatttttctttccatcgtAACAAGAAATGTGATGGAAAACTAACAGGCTCGCATCGTACTCCAAGACGTCTTGCAATACTTTCAAATATGATTGCTAAAATCATTGGAATTCCATGTTTACCTTCCAAAACCTATATtttagaaagatatatttttgttttgtttttgaacaaatatattatatgatatattatctcttttaaaaaaCATACCCTGTcgataaatgaattttctgaAGAATAATACATTTCGCTACTGCCATAGAAACCTAAATTTTGGAAAAGTACTTCGCACAGAGCTTCCATGATCTGCCTTGTTTCTGAAGTACTCCAttgattatcattgatatttctatgtttccaaattaataattgttctgcagataatgaaaatatagaatGCTTAGggtatttttcatataacaaatttttcgtTTGATTAGCTATATCATCGAGTAACGAGGAAATATAGGAATAAGAAATATGTCGTTCTGGTTGGCTCCATTGTGCTACTATAGTTGCAcctttttctaaaatttgttCATCTGgtggaaaattaataaatctttgCCATTCTTCCGTTAAATAATTCTGCCTTAAATATCGAAGTACTATGAAGGCATAATATCTATGTGTTAAATTACTATctctgtaaagaaaaaaaaagaaagtaaagatttttaaaatggtatcaattaaaagtaatatacatTTAGTTAAAGTATTACACAATACAAGTAACTCACACAATAGGACGGTTGATAAGACTGATGAGTTCATCAACAAGAAAATGATAACTTAATTGATGGGCGCCTTGTTCTGGACGAAAAAGAGGATCAAAATATCTTAATTCAGAATGAGataattcttctcttttgtaaTGTTTGGTGGACATTAAAGACAAATGTTGCATTAAATTACGTCTTATTGTAATACTAATTTGTATTTCATTTAACCAgttaaatacttttaaatcgaaactattttctttataatgttCCTTCAAAAGGGGCCatctatacaataataattaataataatttataataataataataataataataataataataataataataataataatcaataattaatgttaaataaaaaataatatttttgagacATTAACAAGTTTTCCAAAcgcaaatataatattagtaattataatattagccTATGATATAATacctttgaaaatatttaactctccataatttattgttatctttgacaatttgataaaaatgctTGCATGTTATTGAGAATCTGACAATA includes:
- the LOC124433044 gene encoding uncharacterized protein LOC124433044 isoform X1, yielding MEDSSNSENLWHKSKVEEQQADLFNGESTTGSVEANSTSLADIFDTAFSSTVDPSPQSRFTSGNEMEYEHLFAESDIEESEVTPMESYNNTAHANSQNSFMFGGYITSSDTNGNSNEYWQTDTLNCDMCQNRQERTFKKESVARQLNSTREDRTGDTYRHKRILHDQDGSVKHKKKENDEQKRRTDQQVDNFNIAGPSRTSDYYNSNSSVISPEHINGVNGALLQTVENRNVNESNNLCHPDLSAVINSQEAHTNIAHSSRIDDAPSAPDLQLDWSSSSDSDDEDGSIEVLGTVNHNENSVQNDNEENRTVTLVDLTAESDEEPPSSSTSFNNPVNPWTGEHIQRTHMYHNRHMYYRYRTPTFHSRYNTLGDTTTGTTSSRMHPVQERLWMNQQRVQEVHRRRLYPRSSSHHASSCMPSNTHLNQTTEHEHSYRNCFPPTHIHSNTHCNGNDAVPFAENYISPSLIPPRLLPSRVLPPPQQPTVYSHPEARGPPNFAPTCAPTMMVNHLSDVEEMEPSQDMMTSIPVHQHVHHHMYHYDTHPQIPQRMHHVHIMPSRMHHLHISFSPNLHTSITRGNTLPPTTGLPDLILHQPRHISARLENYMRIVDLRRMAHISYGATQESIENHTFPHKYKRVKKVENGEDAIEKCTICLSEFEDCESVRRLPCMHLFHIDCVDQWLCTNKRCPICRVDIETFLQKEIIV
- the LOC124433044 gene encoding uncharacterized protein LOC124433044 isoform X2, whose amino-acid sequence is MEDSSNSENLWHKSKVEEQQADLFNGESTTGSVEANSTSLADIFDTAFSSTVDPSPQSRFTSGNEMEYEHLFAESDIEESEVTPMESYNNTAHANSQNSFMFGGYITSSDTNGNSNEYWQTDTLNCDMCQNRQERTFKKESVARQLNSTREDRTGDTYRHKRILHDQDGSVKHKKKENDEQKRRTDQQVDNFNIAGPSRTSDYYNSNSSVISPEHINGVNGALLQTVENRNVNESNNLCHPDLSAVINSQEAHTNIAHSSRIDDAPSAPDLQLDWSSSSDSDDEDGSIEVLGTVNHNENSVQNDNEENRTVTLVDLTAESDEEPPSSSTSFNNPVNPWTGEHIQRTHMYHNRHMYYRYRTPTFHSRYNTLGDTTTGTTSSRMHPVQERLWMNQQRVQEVHRRRLYPRSSSHHASCMPSNTHLNQTTEHEHSYRNCFPPTHIHSNTHCNGNDAVPFAENYISPSLIPPRLLPSRVLPPPQQPTVYSHPEARGPPNFAPTCAPTMMVNHLSDVEEMEPSQDMMTSIPVHQHVHHHMYHYDTHPQIPQRMHHVHIMPSRMHHLHISFSPNLHTSITRGNTLPPTTGLPDLILHQPRHISARLENYMRIVDLRRMAHISYGATQESIENHTFPHKYKRVKKVENGEDAIEKCTICLSEFEDCESVRRLPCMHLFHIDCVDQWLCTNKRCPICRVDIETFLQKEIIV
- the LOC124433109 gene encoding F-box only protein 21-like; its protein translation is MAAYIITLLPGEIIEYILEDPNITFLDIVRFSITCKHFYQIVKDNNKLWRVKYFQRWPLLKEHYKENSFDLKVFNWLNEIQISITIRRNLMQHLSLMSTKHYKREELSHSELRYFDPLFRPEQGAHQLSYHFLVDELISLINRPIVDSNLTHRYYAFIVLRYLRQNYLTEEWQRFINFPPDEQILEKGATIVAQWSQPERHISYSYISSLLDDIANQTKNLLYEKYPKHSIFSLSAEQLLIWKHRNINDNQWSTSETRQIMEALCEVLFQNLGFYGSSEMYYSSENSFIDRVLEGKHGIPMILAIIFESIARRLGVRCEPVSFPSHFLLRWKEKYNVTEPESIESFYIDVLNGGQFLTKENCPKISGISKCPIAKYNLHNPATAVEVVKRMAYNLDIAARQHIHLNGRASRIRSALELNYMMQPYDRTTILNLGRFYMIHHMDISELMLQNMQKDLEMREQANLIQPMLQMIRNPCKPEEETKPKWRMPNVKYAVGLIMTHKTDDNLCVITGWDKPYDPFDSRNQLQEYTNLEQPYYNALVDDGSSRYIPQDLLSFPSKPRLVNHYEIGRYFSYFKGTHYVPNEETSTKYPENQEALENILQYYLN